The genomic interval CCAGGATGAATCTCCACTCCTGAGAAAAACCTTGAAACTTGGCTGATACTACGAGCAATAAAGTACATTTTACGATTAAAAAACCAATGGGCGACAAGATGCCACCATACCGCATGAAGTCCAGAGTATGTTAAAAACACTTCAAGACTACTTCTTGCAGCGGGGTCCTGCTCAAATACCATTGCAATATCATCTTTAATACGCTTAAACACCGGAATCCTCCTCTCGTAAATAAAAAAGAAGCACCTCAGTTAAGAGGTGCTTCTGCACGGTTCCACTCTTCATTAATAGATATAAAATCTATTCACTCATAAAGTTATTCAGTTCAGTTATGAGGTGCATTCAGCCATCCATTTAACGTATTCTTCCACCACCCGAATACTCTCTTGTAGATAAATTGAAGACTTACTTGGTCTCATAATTTGATTATAAATGATAAAGATAAATTTTCAATGATTTTATTTTGCGTATTTATTTACGCGTGCAATTACTCGATCTTTACCTAACAGTTCTAACGTGTTCGGTAATTCAGGACCATGCATCTGGCCTGTTACCATGACACGAATCGGCATAAATAAATTTTTACCTTTAATGCCTGTTTCTTTTTGTACCGCTTTAATCGCACCTTTAATACTTGCTGCATCAAACGTTTCTAACGCTTCCAGCTGCTGAATTAAATTTTGTGCAAGTTCAGGTACTTGCTCGCCGTTTACGACTTCTGTTTCCGCTTCTCCAAGCTCGATTTCATCACGGAAGAACAGTTCACTTAGCTCAACGATTTCTCCAGCGTAGCTCATCTGCTCCTGATATAAACCTACAAGTGCTTTAGCCCATGCTAGTTCCTCTTCTGTAGGTTGCGCTGAAACAAGTTCTGCTTTTTTCATATGCGGTAACGTCATTTCGAAGACTGTATCTAAATCTTTCGTCTTCATGTATTGGTTGTTAATCCACGCAAGCTTCTGTTTATCAAAGAATGCCGGAGATTTACTTAAACGTTTTTCATCGAACATTTCAATGAATTGTTCTTTCGTAAAGATTTCTTCTTCGCCTTCTGGTGACCATCCAAGCAATCCGATAAAGTTAAATAATGCTTCAGGTAAGTATCCAAGGTCATGATATTGTTCAATAAACTGAATAATAGAGCCATCACGTTTAGATAATTTCTTACGCGCTTCATTAACGATTAACGTCATATGTCCAAAAGTCGGAATATCGTAGCCTAACGCTTCATAAACCATCATTTGTTTCGGTGTATTCGAAATATGATCATCACCACGGATTACGTGTGTAATTTCCATGAAATGGTCATCGATTGCAACCGCGAAGTTATATGTCGGAATACCGTCTTTCTTAACGATAACCCAGTCGCCGATACCGTTTGAATCAAATGAAACTTCGCCTTTGACCATATCATTAAATGTATATGTCTTATCTTTCGGTACACGAATACGAATCGAAGGTTGTCTACCTTCAGCGATTAACGCTGCTTCTTCTTCCTCTGTTAAATGTGCGTGTTTTCCACCGTATCTTGGCATCTCTCCACGCGCAAGCTGTGCTTCGCGTTCTCTTTCTAACTCTTCAGAAGTCATATAGCAGCGATACGCTTTATCTTCAGCTAATAATTTTTCAATGATCGGATTGTAAATATCCGCACGTTCAGATTGACGATATGGACCATATCCACCATCTTTATCAATAGATTCATCCCAGTCCATTCCTAGCCACTTTAAGAACTTTAACTGACTAGCTTCTCCACCTTCAACATTACGCGCCGTATCCGTATCTTCAATACGAATAACAAAGTCGCCTCCATGATGTCTTGCAAATAAATAGTTAAATAATGCAGTACGTGCATTACCGATATGTAAAAAACCAGTTGGACTTGGTGCATATCTTACTCTAACTTTACTCATTTCGTTCACTCCATTAATTAGTTTGTCTTTAATAATAATACCACAGCTTGCGCCTGTATACCTTCTTGTCTACCTAAGTAACCCATCTTTTCATTCGTTGTTGCCTTCACATTAACATTAAATATATCTGTTTCCAGTATTTCAGAAATCACTTTGCGCATTGCATCAATATGCGGTCTGAACTTTGGTTTTTCAGCAATAATTGTAGCATCCAGATTTCCGATTTCATAGCCTGTATCAAGGACGTGCTGATAC from Macrococcus armenti carries:
- the gltX gene encoding glutamate--tRNA ligase, which translates into the protein MSKVRVRYAPSPTGFLHIGNARTALFNYLFARHHGGDFVIRIEDTDTARNVEGGEASQLKFLKWLGMDWDESIDKDGGYGPYRQSERADIYNPIIEKLLAEDKAYRCYMTSEELEREREAQLARGEMPRYGGKHAHLTEEEEAALIAEGRQPSIRIRVPKDKTYTFNDMVKGEVSFDSNGIGDWVIVKKDGIPTYNFAVAIDDHFMEITHVIRGDDHISNTPKQMMVYEALGYDIPTFGHMTLIVNEARKKLSKRDGSIIQFIEQYHDLGYLPEALFNFIGLLGWSPEGEEEIFTKEQFIEMFDEKRLSKSPAFFDKQKLAWINNQYMKTKDLDTVFEMTLPHMKKAELVSAQPTEEELAWAKALVGLYQEQMSYAGEIVELSELFFRDEIELGEAETEVVNGEQVPELAQNLIQQLEALETFDAASIKGAIKAVQKETGIKGKNLFMPIRVMVTGQMHGPELPNTLELLGKDRVIARVNKYAK
- the ispF gene encoding 2-C-methyl-D-erythritol 2,4-cyclodiphosphate synthase, producing the protein MRIGYGYDVHQLVEGRPLIIGGIELEHDKGLLGHSDADVLLHAITDAILGAVSLGDIGKFFPDDDPKYKGADSKVLLKDAYQHVLDTGYEIGNLDATIIAEKPKFRPHIDAMRKVISEILETDIFNVNVKATTNEKMGYLGRQEGIQAQAVVLLLKTN